TTAGCCGCTTCAATGAGGTAGTACCGTAAGTAATAATTACCGGACCTGGTGAGGGGGATATCCTCGGCAGAAAACTTGCTGGACTGATGCTGCCGCCAGGTCAGGCCCGCGAATTTAGCAAGGGCATTGTGGTTCTTAAACCTGGAGATGTCACCTATTTCCGCTACAATACCGGCAGTGTAAACTGGCCCTATACCTGGAACAGT
This window of the Calderihabitans maritimus genome carries:
- a CDS encoding transposase, producing the protein TVPGIGPVYTAGIVAEIGDISRFKNHNALAKFAGLTWRQHQSSKFSAEDIPLTRSGNYYLRYYLIEAA